A genomic region of Rhodospirillales bacterium contains the following coding sequences:
- a CDS encoding efflux RND transporter permease subunit, translating into MSHFDPEELKDIKPGPIAWMASHPVAANLLMIVCLLGGLFIYSKTIKEVFPTFATDTVTVRMSYPGASPEEVEQGIVLALENAVRDVEGLGEITSVANEGAGSLTAEILDEDDIMRVLQDIKTAVDRVTTFPVDAEDLIVSINNRKREVMELALYGAVDNHSLREAGERLREQLEANNDIGPVELSGIKDLEIHIEISQEDLRRYNLSLPDIASRIKTIALELGGGRLKTENGEILVRMSERRDTAPDFKNVPVITQDNGAQVLLGDIATISEGFDDSSQSASFDGKPAILLNVYRIGDQTPIGVAEAVYEEIEKMGAILPAEMKIGVIDDDSELFKQRAQLLIKNGLWGLTLVVIFLALFLDVRLAFWVAMGIPISFMGAFLLFPMTDFTVNIVSMFAFIISLGIVVDDAIVSGENIYHYRQKGYPPLKAAVTGAREIAVPITVSVLTNMVAFLPLMFVPGIMGKVFSVIPIVVSAAFLVSLVESLFILPAHLTFRKSNEMPHGILWHLIDRQKKFNGHFEHFIAHRYGPFLHFIVHFRYITLALFLAFLFGMGSYALSGRMGMTLFPRVESDFAFAAATLKIGTPEQQVEAVRDRMVETARAVVDSHGGDDLSTGIFAEINENSIRVRTFLTPPEVRPLTTAEMTRLWREETGPLPGLESLSFESNRGGPGSGAALTVELSHRSTEVLDEAAMRLAAALEEFDVTKDIDDGSAQGKKQYDFKMKELGYTLGMATQDVARQVRAAFYGSEALKQQRGRDEIRVLVRLPEDERNSEYTLKNMFLRAPDGSEVRLADVVDMTEGRAYTTINRRDGRRNIQVTADVEPPSQANRVIASLKKDILPELQQRYPGLSYSFEGHQAEIRDSIHSLLMGLVAVLFIMYALLAVLFGTYSQPFMILLAIPFSAIGAVIGHMVMGYSLSIMSLFGMMALAGVVVNDSLILIEFANRKRAEGIALLNAIIESGTQRFRPILLTTLTTFVGLAPMIFETSRQARFLIPMALSLGFGILFATMVTLVLVPAVYMIIEDLKKLVSRRKI; encoded by the coding sequence ATGAGTCATTTCGATCCTGAGGAACTGAAGGATATAAAGCCCGGCCCGATCGCGTGGATGGCGTCACACCCCGTCGCCGCCAATTTGCTGATGATCGTTTGCCTTCTCGGCGGGCTGTTTATTTATTCCAAGACAATCAAGGAGGTCTTTCCGACCTTTGCCACCGACACCGTCACCGTCCGCATGTCATATCCCGGCGCCAGCCCGGAAGAGGTCGAACAAGGCATCGTTCTGGCGCTTGAAAACGCCGTGCGCGATGTCGAGGGGCTGGGCGAGATTACCTCTGTCGCCAACGAAGGGGCCGGCAGCCTGACGGCGGAAATTCTCGATGAAGACGATATCATGCGGGTTTTGCAGGATATCAAAACGGCCGTTGACCGCGTAACGACGTTTCCGGTCGATGCCGAAGATCTGATCGTATCCATCAACAACCGCAAGCGCGAAGTGATGGAACTGGCGCTTTACGGCGCGGTCGACAATCACAGCCTGCGCGAGGCCGGCGAGCGTCTTCGTGAACAACTGGAGGCCAACAACGACATCGGGCCGGTTGAGTTATCCGGGATTAAGGATCTGGAGATTCATATCGAAATCTCACAGGAAGATCTGCGCCGTTACAACCTGTCTCTTCCGGATATCGCCAGCCGGATCAAAACGATTGCACTGGAGCTGGGCGGCGGACGCCTGAAAACAGAAAACGGTGAAATTCTGGTGCGTATGAGCGAACGCCGCGACACAGCCCCGGACTTCAAAAATGTTCCCGTCATCACACAGGATAACGGCGCGCAAGTTCTGCTGGGTGATATTGCGACGATCAGCGAAGGGTTTGACGATTCCAGCCAAAGCGCCAGTTTTGACGGCAAGCCTGCGATTTTGCTGAATGTCTACCGGATCGGCGACCAAACCCCGATTGGCGTTGCCGAAGCTGTCTATGAAGAAATCGAGAAAATGGGTGCGATCCTGCCCGCGGAAATGAAAATCGGCGTTATTGACGATGATTCCGAGCTGTTTAAGCAGCGCGCGCAGCTCCTGATTAAAAACGGGTTGTGGGGATTGACGCTGGTGGTGATTTTCCTGGCGCTGTTTCTTGACGTCCGGCTGGCGTTCTGGGTAGCAATGGGAATCCCGATTTCCTTTATGGGGGCGTTCCTTTTGTTCCCGATGACGGATTTCACCGTCAATATTGTTTCGATGTTTGCTTTTATTATCTCGCTGGGGATTGTGGTTGATGATGCCATTGTTTCCGGCGAAAATATCTATCACTACCGGCAAAAAGGCTATCCGCCGCTAAAAGCAGCCGTCACCGGCGCCCGTGAAATTGCCGTACCGATCACCGTTAGCGTCCTGACCAACATGGTGGCGTTTTTGCCGCTGATGTTTGTACCGGGCATCATGGGCAAAGTCTTCAGCGTCATTCCGATTGTTGTGAGCGCCGCGTTTCTGGTGTCGCTGGTGGAAAGCCTGTTTATCCTGCCCGCGCACCTGACGTTCCGTAAAAGTAACGAGATGCCGCACGGGATTCTCTGGCACCTGATTGACCGGCAAAAGAAATTCAACGGCCATTTCGAGCATTTTATCGCGCATCGTTACGGGCCGTTTTTACATTTCATTGTGCATTTTCGCTATATAACGCTGGCCCTGTTTCTGGCCTTCCTGTTTGGCATGGGCAGTTATGCGCTGAGCGGCCGTATGGGCATGACGCTGTTCCCGCGCGTGGAATCTGATTTTGCCTTTGCCGCGGCCACCTTGAAAATCGGCACACCGGAGCAACAAGTAGAGGCCGTGCGCGACCGGATGGTAGAGACCGCCCGAGCCGTTGTCGACAGCCATGGCGGTGACGATCTGTCCACCGGGATTTTTGCCGAAATCAATGAGAACAGCATCCGGGTCCGCACCTTCCTGACGCCGCCGGAAGTCCGGCCCCTGACAACGGCGGAAATGACACGGTTGTGGCGTGAGGAAACCGGCCCTTTGCCGGGGCTGGAAAGCCTGAGCTTTGAATCCAACCGGGGTGGACCGGGATCGGGCGCAGCCCTGACGGTTGAGCTATCCCACCGCAGCACCGAAGTTCTGGATGAGGCCGCTATGCGGCTGGCGGCGGCGCTGGAAGAATTTGACGTCACCAAAGACATCGACGACGGGTCGGCGCAGGGGAAAAAACAGTACGATTTCAAAATGAAAGAGCTGGGCTACACGCTGGGGATGGCCACTCAGGACGTGGCCCGGCAGGTCCGCGCCGCCTTTTATGGCAGTGAAGCCCTCAAGCAGCAGCGGGGCCGTGATGAAATCCGGGTTCTGGTGCGCCTGCCCGAAGATGAGCGCAATTCCGAATATACGTTGAAAAACATGTTCTTGCGGGCCCCGGACGGATCAGAGGTACGGTTGGCAGATGTCGTCGATATGACCGAGGGCCGTGCCTATACCACCATCAACCGCCGGGATGGGCGGCGCAACATTCAGGTCACCGCCGATGTCGAACCGCCATCACAGGCCAACCGGGTCATTGCCTCCCTGAAAAAAGATATATTGCCGGAATTACAGCAGCGCTATCCCGGCCTGAGCTATTCCTTTGAAGGTCATCAGGCGGAAATTCGCGATTCTATCCATAGTTTGCTGATGGGGCTGGTCGCCGTTTTATTTATCATGTATGCGTTGCTGGCCGTTTTATTCGGTACTTACAGCCAGCCTTTCATGATTTTGCTGGCCATTCCGTTCAGCGCGATCGGTGCCGTAATCGGTCACATGGTTATGGGCTATTCATTGAGCATTATGAGCCTGTTCGGGATGATGGCACTGGCCGGGGTTGTGGTGAATGATTCCCTGATCCTGATCGAATTTGCCAACCGCAAACGAGCCGAAGGGATCGCTCTTTTAAACGCAATCATTGAATCCGGTACCCAGCGTTTCCGCCCGATCCTTTTGACCACCCTGACGACCTTTGTCGGGCTGGCACCGATGATATTTGAAACCTCGCGGCAAGCGCGGTTCCTGATCCCCATGGCTTTATCCCTTGGCTTTGGCATTTTGTTCGCGACGATGGTCACGCTGGTTTTAGTCCCGGCGGTCTATATGATTATCGAAGACTTGAAAAAGCTTGTGTCGCGGCGAAAAATATAG
- a CDS encoding NAD(P)/FAD-dependent oxidoreductase has translation MSSSYDVIIIGAGAAGMMCAIEAGKRGRRVWLIDHAAKLGEKIRISGGGRCNFTNIDAGPDNYLSQNPHFCKSALSRFTPQDFISLLRKHSIPFHEKKLGQLFCDESAKDILEMLKKECRNAQVDLALDTHVETIDYADGGYAVKTSRGLRTCAALVIASGGLSIPKIGASKFGYEVARQFGLKVVETRAGLVPLTFQSDFLERCKALSGLSVEATVSCGPVTFSEGLLFTHRGLSGPSILQISSYWREGQEIIINLAPGVDALDFLKDKKRAHPKQDIQTALSDLVPKRLAQSICDDMDIKGRLADLPDKTLSRLAAALNDWHVKPGGTEGYRTAEVTLGGVDTGGLSSQTMEAKKQPGLYFIGEVVDVTGQLGGYNFQWAWASGYAAGQAV, from the coding sequence ATGAGTTCCTCTTATGACGTTATTATAATCGGCGCCGGCGCCGCCGGCATGATGTGCGCGATCGAAGCCGGGAAACGCGGCCGCCGGGTCTGGCTGATCGACCATGCCGCCAAACTGGGGGAAAAAATCCGCATTTCCGGCGGTGGACGCTGTAACTTCACGAACATTGATGCCGGGCCGGATAACTACCTGTCCCAAAATCCGCATTTTTGCAAATCCGCGCTCAGCCGCTTTACACCGCAGGATTTCATATCCCTGCTCAGGAAACACAGCATTCCGTTTCACGAAAAGAAGCTGGGACAGCTTTTTTGTGATGAGAGCGCCAAAGATATCCTTGAAATGCTCAAAAAAGAATGCCGGAACGCTCAGGTCGATCTGGCGCTGGATACGCATGTCGAAACCATTGACTATGCCGATGGCGGCTATGCCGTCAAAACCAGCCGGGGACTCCGGACATGCGCGGCGCTGGTCATCGCCAGCGGCGGTTTGTCGATCCCGAAAATCGGGGCCAGCAAATTCGGTTACGAGGTTGCCCGGCAATTCGGCCTGAAGGTCGTTGAAACGCGGGCGGGGCTTGTTCCCCTGACCTTTCAGAGCGATTTTCTGGAACGCTGCAAAGCGCTGTCCGGCCTGTCGGTCGAGGCTACGGTGAGCTGCGGGCCGGTTACGTTTTCCGAAGGGTTGTTGTTTACGCACCGGGGGCTGAGCGGGCCGTCGATCCTGCAGATATCCTCTTACTGGCGCGAAGGACAGGAAATTATCATTAATCTGGCGCCCGGCGTGGATGCGCTTGATTTTCTGAAAGACAAAAAGCGGGCGCACCCGAAACAAGATATCCAGACAGCGCTCTCCGATCTTGTTCCCAAGCGGCTGGCCCAGAGCATTTGCGATGATATGGACATCAAAGGGCGGCTGGCGGACCTGCCGGACAAAACCCTGTCCCGGCTGGCGGCGGCCCTCAATGACTGGCATGTCAAACCCGGCGGCACCGAAGGTTATCGGACCGCCGAGGTAACACTGGGCGGCGTTGATACGGGAGGTCTATCCTCGCAAACTATGGAAGCCAAAAAACAGCCGGGATTGTATTTCATCGGTGAAGTCGTCGACGTCACCGGCCAGCTTGGCGGCTATAATTTCCAGTGGGCCTGGGCGTCCGGCTATGCCGCCGGACAAGCCGTCTAG
- a CDS encoding efflux RND transporter periplasmic adaptor subunit, producing the protein MISFLKKGLLPLLVLAVGLGIGAWFFSHPEEAKKRPPQPAQALLVETGQPEGGQFNALIEAMGQVIPAVDAELKAQVSGEIINTAAEFVPGGTFLKGEPVLMIDPEDYELAVRKQEAILKQAQADFQLEQGRQDIAKDELALLAKTTGKKLDNPKLALRAPQLAQAQAEIDKAQADLDTAKLALRRTTITAPFDALAIARHATLGDKVSTGESLATLVSTDTYWVELSVPVNVLPWLSYSPTPLRNGIGSPAVIKTSNGSRKGHLLKWTGALDPDTRLATVLVSVVDPLMLDKAIPGAPQLTLYDYVSVTLEGRRFASDTLRIPLQWLRDGGKIWLIEDGKLVSRSVKIIYEDRTHAYVTEGLDKDDRIVTSGIAVPVEGMALRTAESQP; encoded by the coding sequence GTGATTTCTTTTCTGAAAAAGGGATTATTGCCTTTGCTGGTTCTGGCCGTGGGACTGGGCATCGGCGCATGGTTTTTCAGCCACCCGGAAGAAGCCAAAAAGCGCCCGCCGCAACCGGCGCAGGCCTTGCTGGTCGAGACAGGGCAACCGGAAGGCGGCCAGTTCAATGCCCTGATCGAGGCCATGGGACAGGTTATTCCCGCCGTCGACGCTGAATTAAAAGCGCAGGTTTCCGGAGAAATCATCAACACGGCCGCTGAGTTCGTACCGGGCGGAACCTTCCTGAAGGGCGAACCGGTTTTAATGATTGATCCCGAGGACTACGAGCTAGCCGTGCGAAAACAGGAAGCTATCCTGAAACAGGCACAGGCCGATTTCCAGCTGGAGCAAGGACGGCAGGATATCGCCAAGGATGAGCTGGCTCTGCTGGCTAAAACGACCGGCAAAAAGCTCGACAACCCCAAACTGGCCCTGCGGGCGCCGCAACTGGCGCAGGCGCAGGCCGAAATTGACAAAGCCCAAGCGGATCTGGATACGGCCAAACTGGCCCTGCGGCGCACGACGATCACCGCCCCGTTCGACGCCCTGGCAATCGCCCGTCACGCAACGCTTGGCGATAAAGTCTCCACCGGCGAGTCGCTGGCGACGCTTGTCAGCACCGATACCTACTGGGTTGAACTTTCCGTGCCGGTTAATGTTTTACCGTGGCTGTCCTATTCGCCGACCCCGCTGCGCAACGGCATTGGCAGCCCGGCCGTGATTAAAACAAGCAACGGCAGCCGCAAAGGTCATCTTTTGAAATGGACCGGGGCGCTGGATCCGGATACCCGGCTGGCAACGGTTCTGGTATCGGTTGTCGATCCCCTGATGCTCGACAAAGCCATACCGGGGGCGCCGCAACTGACCCTTTACGATTATGTCAGCGTTACGCTGGAAGGCCGACGCTTTGCCAGCGACACACTGCGCATCCCCCTGCAATGGCTGCGGGACGGCGGTAAAATCTGGCTGATAGAGGACGGCAAGCTGGTTTCCCGCAGCGTAAAGATTATCTATGAGGATCGCACACATGCCTACGTCACCGAAGGGCTGGACAAAGACGACCGGATTGTGACCTCCGGGATCGCCGTGCCGGTTGAGGGCATGGCCCTGCGGACGGCGGAGAGCCAGCCATGA
- a CDS encoding glycosyl transferase family 1 produces the protein MNILYLVHDLSDAGVKKRTAMMRDGGAQVRVAGFRRSEQPPADVSGAPAVDWGRTYNGGFVQRVAAVLREIIGLKKHRALFVEVDIIVARNLEMLALAVRGRGLCKTPPVIVYESIDIHRLLLNNGPVGIVLRALEGWLSRRASALITSSPAFIDNYFKPRSRVDLPIKLVENKVYMPGVTVARNEMRSAGPPWRIGWFGALRCAKSLKILSDLARESAGRIEVIIRGKPSYDQMPDFDRVVGETPGVTYAGPYRYPDDLAVIYGDVHFTWAIDMFEEGLNSTWLLPNRIYEGGLYGCVPLAQSHVETGRLLTSLGTGVQLDEPLADSVRAFFNDVTPDHYRELAKAAQGVPVSRWLCGPDEGREFVSWLENLKRENGHG, from the coding sequence TTGAACATTCTTTATCTGGTTCATGATCTCTCGGATGCCGGGGTGAAAAAGCGCACAGCCATGATGCGCGATGGCGGGGCGCAGGTGCGCGTGGCCGGATTCCGGCGCAGCGAACAGCCCCCGGCTGATGTGTCCGGGGCGCCGGCGGTTGATTGGGGGCGAACCTATAATGGTGGCTTTGTCCAGCGCGTGGCCGCCGTTTTGCGGGAAATAATCGGATTGAAAAAGCACCGCGCCTTGTTTGTGGAGGTCGACATTATTGTGGCCCGCAATCTGGAAATGCTGGCGCTGGCGGTGCGGGGGCGCGGGCTTTGTAAAACTCCGCCTGTGATTGTTTATGAGAGCATTGATATTCACCGTTTGCTCTTGAATAACGGGCCGGTCGGGATTGTGCTGCGGGCGCTGGAGGGATGGCTGTCACGGCGCGCTTCGGCGCTGATTACCAGTTCCCCGGCCTTTATAGACAACTATTTTAAACCCCGATCAAGGGTGGATTTGCCGATAAAGCTGGTCGAAAACAAGGTCTACATGCCCGGCGTTACCGTCGCGCGCAACGAAATGCGCTCGGCGGGGCCGCCTTGGCGGATTGGTTGGTTCGGGGCGCTGCGCTGTGCCAAAAGCCTGAAAATTCTCAGCGATCTGGCGCGGGAAAGTGCCGGTCGGATCGAGGTAATTATTCGCGGTAAACCCTCTTATGACCAGATGCCCGATTTTGACCGGGTTGTTGGGGAAACGCCCGGCGTAACGTATGCCGGGCCGTATCGTTATCCCGATGATCTGGCTGTGATTTATGGCGATGTCCATTTCACATGGGCCATTGATATGTTCGAAGAAGGATTGAATTCGACGTGGCTGCTGCCCAACCGGATTTACGAAGGCGGTTTGTACGGCTGCGTGCCGCTGGCGCAATCTCATGTTGAAACGGGACGGCTCCTGACCAGTCTGGGGACGGGAGTGCAACTGGATGAACCCTTGGCCGATTCCGTGCGGGCGTTTTTCAATGATGTGACGCCGGATCACTATCGGGAACTGGCAAAAGCGGCGCAGGGTGTTCCTGTTTCCCGGTGGCTGTGTGGCCCCGATGAGGGCCGGGAATTCGTGTCTTGGCTGGAAAATTTAAAGCGGGAAAACGGCCATGGATAA
- the typA gene encoding translational GTPase TypA has translation MTRDLRNIAIIAHVDHGKTTLIDSIMKQSGMFRENERVDERMMDSGDLEKERGITILAKPTSIQWEGVRINIIDTPGHADFGGEVERVLHMADGVILLTDAAEGPMPQTKFVLGKALKLGLRPIVIINKVDRPDARAEEVIDEVFDLFVSLDANDAQLDFPILYASGRDGWCARELSDPRENLHPLLDMILDHVPAPNVMAGKPFAMLATLLDSDPFLGRCLTGRVVHGSAKVNDTVKAIDLDGKTVETGRLTKLLMFQGTERVPVDEVHAGDIICIAGLTAASVADTICSPAETVPLKSTPIDPPTMSVTISVNDSPFAGREGTKVTSTMIRERLLAEAETNVAITFKESADKDSFEIGGRGELQLGVLIETMRREGFEMTVSRPKVLFQEENGQRLEPIEEVIIDVDEEYSSTVIDSMNKRKAEMTDMRSSGAGKTRITFLAPSRGLIGYQSRFLTQTRGTGVMNRLFHSYAPYKGDVAQRRNGALISTDTGTAVAYAIFNLQDRGSMFIGHQTPVYQGMIVGEHNRDNDLEINVLKGKKLTNMRASGSDEAVVLVPPRKMSLEDMMAYVNDDELLEVTPQSLRLRKKHLCPHERKRSSRSAE, from the coding sequence ATGACCCGGGATTTGCGCAATATTGCAATTATCGCTCACGTTGACCACGGCAAGACAACGTTGATCGACTCTATCATGAAGCAAAGCGGTATGTTCCGCGAAAATGAGAGAGTGGACGAGCGGATGATGGATTCCGGCGATCTGGAAAAGGAACGCGGGATTACCATTTTGGCTAAACCGACCTCGATCCAGTGGGAAGGCGTGCGGATTAATATTATCGACACCCCCGGTCACGCCGATTTCGGCGGCGAGGTCGAACGTGTTTTGCACATGGCCGATGGTGTGATTTTGCTGACGGATGCGGCCGAAGGGCCGATGCCGCAAACCAAATTCGTTCTGGGGAAAGCTCTGAAGCTCGGCTTGCGCCCGATCGTGATTATCAACAAGGTCGACCGTCCGGATGCCCGCGCGGAAGAGGTCATCGACGAAGTTTTCGACCTGTTCGTATCGCTGGATGCCAATGATGCCCAGCTTGATTTCCCGATCTTGTATGCATCGGGCCGTGATGGCTGGTGCGCGCGCGAATTGTCCGATCCGCGTGAAAATCTTCATCCGTTGCTGGATATGATCCTCGATCATGTGCCGGCGCCGAATGTTATGGCAGGCAAGCCATTCGCCATGTTGGCGACCTTGCTGGATTCCGACCCGTTTCTGGGGCGTTGCCTGACCGGACGGGTTGTTCATGGCTCGGCCAAGGTCAATGATACGGTCAAGGCGATTGATCTGGACGGGAAAACCGTTGAAACCGGGCGCCTGACCAAATTGCTGATGTTTCAGGGAACCGAACGTGTGCCGGTCGATGAAGTCCATGCGGGTGATATTATCTGTATTGCCGGTCTGACAGCCGCGTCGGTGGCCGATACGATTTGCAGCCCCGCGGAAACCGTGCCTCTGAAATCGACGCCGATCGACCCGCCGACCATGTCGGTGACCATCAGCGTCAATGACTCGCCCTTCGCCGGGCGGGAGGGAACGAAAGTCACCTCGACGATGATCCGTGAACGATTGCTGGCCGAAGCGGAAACCAATGTGGCCATTACCTTTAAGGAAAGCGCCGACAAGGACTCTTTTGAAATTGGCGGCCGCGGCGAATTGCAACTGGGCGTTTTGATCGAAACCATGCGCCGCGAAGGGTTTGAAATGACCGTGTCGCGTCCGAAAGTGTTGTTTCAGGAAGAAAACGGCCAGCGTCTGGAGCCGATCGAGGAAGTCATTATCGATGTTGATGAAGAATATTCCAGCACCGTGATCGATTCCATGAACAAACGTAAAGCCGAAATGACCGATATGCGCTCTTCCGGCGCGGGCAAAACCCGAATTACGTTTCTGGCGCCTTCCCGCGGTTTGATCGGTTACCAGAGTCGCTTTTTAACCCAGACGCGCGGGACCGGGGTGATGAACCGCCTGTTCCATTCCTATGCGCCGTACAAGGGCGATGTCGCCCAGCGCCGCAACGGAGCGCTGATTTCGACGGATACCGGGACGGCGGTCGCTTATGCGATTTTCAACCTGCAGGATCGCGGATCGATGTTCATCGGCCACCAGACCCCGGTCTATCAGGGTATGATCGTCGGCGAGCATAACCGTGACAACGATCTGGAGATCAACGTTTTGAAGGGCAAGAAACTGACCAACATGCGGGCGTCCGGTTCGGACGAAGCTGTTGTTCTGGTGCCGCCCCGGAAAATGAGCCTCGAAGACATGATGGCCTACGTCAACGATGACGAGTTGCTGGAAGTAACCCCGCAATCCTTGCGTCTGCGTAAAAAGCATCTGTGTCCGCATGAACGGAAGCGTAGCAGCCGCTCGGCCGAATAA
- a CDS encoding cold-shock protein — protein MQQTGTVKWFNDQKGFGFIQPDDGGNDVFVHVSAVNKAGMHTLREGQKISFEVQNDPKSNKSSAANLQEAA, from the coding sequence ATGCAACAAACAGGTACAGTAAAGTGGTTTAACGACCAAAAAGGTTTCGGCTTCATTCAACCTGACGATGGCGGCAACGATGTTTTCGTTCACGTAAGCGCCGTTAACAAAGCCGGCATGCACACGCTGCGCGAAGGTCAGAAAATTTCTTTTGAAGTTCAAAACGACCCGAAAAGCAACAAAAGCAGCGCTGCTAATCTGCAAGAAGCCGCTTAA
- a CDS encoding family 16 glycosylhydrolase produces the protein MNKHSIHHNAGWRLFIVLLVLCGASVSPAQAEDIPFFATYPHIDQSRWYLSHGWTNGGHHSCEWRAEALKGEDGHLRMWLSDHQGATLREYGCAEIQTRKMFGYGRYEARMRTAAGSGLNTAFFTFTGPPHGNPVHDEIDFEFLGKEPGKVEVNYHRKGKNMGPFTVTLGFDASADFHDYAFEWMPDKIRWYADGRQIFETPDGADIPDNPGRLYFSLWSGTKKASDWLGRFHYKGPVNADVAWVKFTPMDALEAAEKDTEQ, from the coding sequence ATGAACAAGCATTCAATTCATCATAACGCCGGGTGGCGGTTATTCATCGTGTTGCTGGTTTTGTGCGGGGCATCCGTCAGCCCGGCGCAGGCGGAAGATATACCGTTTTTTGCGACGTACCCGCATATAGACCAGAGCCGCTGGTATCTCTCGCATGGCTGGACGAATGGCGGGCATCATTCCTGTGAATGGCGGGCCGAGGCGCTCAAGGGCGAAGACGGGCATCTACGGATGTGGCTAAGCGATCATCAGGGCGCAACGCTCCGTGAATATGGCTGCGCGGAAATCCAGACTAGGAAAATGTTCGGCTATGGCCGCTATGAAGCGCGGATGCGCACCGCTGCCGGTTCGGGCCTGAATACGGCGTTTTTTACCTTTACCGGGCCGCCGCATGGCAATCCGGTCCATGATGAAATTGACTTTGAATTTCTGGGCAAGGAACCGGGCAAGGTGGAAGTTAATTACCACCGGAAAGGAAAAAATATGGGGCCGTTCACGGTCACGCTGGGGTTCGATGCTTCGGCGGACTTTCATGATTATGCTTTTGAATGGATGCCCGATAAAATTCGCTGGTACGCGGATGGACGGCAGATTTTCGAAACGCCTGACGGGGCCGACATTCCGGACAATCCCGGCCGACTGTATTTCAGCTTGTGGTCGGGAACAAAGAAAGCCAGTGACTGGCTGGGCCGCTTCCATTATAAGGGGCCGGTGAATGCGGACGTGGCATGGGTAAAATTTACACCGATGGATGCTCTAGAAGCCGCAGAAAAAGATACAGAGCAGTAG
- a CDS encoding efflux transporter outer membrane subunit, whose product MRFYGLTTFLTIAALLSGCAAAPSHAPEEAVSLTEEYARAPVTSAPDALLAVADTSQPWWTHYNDPALNALMDEALANNPGLNQIRKRMEQAAAAAQRDFSDLLPDATLSGERAVSRGDNAGPSTFSLRGAASYELDIWGGNRASWRAGDLEAQASIEETRAAAITLSASIVENWLTLRSLREEETLLHGQIETNELVLALQHKRYEGGVAAMLDVLQQKEVLERARARLPDIQANIELTEHQISLLAGRNPSVPLDIAGDKLPDILPLPVTGIPAQLLDNRPDIIAAWLKVKSADWAVESARIDRLPAFDLSADFSTASTAFANLFDVWALDLALGLVMPVIDGGQRAAEQARQEALADERFMAYRETVLAAIGDVENALSRNYHQTAKIAAVKDQLAAARNTLEQAQISYANGDSSYIVVLNGLINTQSLEQQLVQERLGLALDRVSLWRAIGLRAWTDRALTAEQKDKTEEPS is encoded by the coding sequence GTGCGTTTTTACGGCCTGACGACATTCCTGACGATTGCAGCGCTGTTGAGTGGCTGCGCCGCTGCGCCGTCGCATGCGCCGGAAGAGGCCGTGTCCCTGACGGAAGAATATGCCCGCGCGCCGGTAACTTCTGCCCCGGACGCCCTGCTGGCCGTGGCTGATACAAGCCAGCCCTGGTGGACACATTATAACGATCCCGCTCTTAACGCGTTAATGGATGAGGCGCTGGCCAACAATCCCGGCCTGAACCAGATCCGCAAACGGATGGAACAAGCTGCCGCCGCTGCTCAGCGCGATTTTTCAGACCTTTTGCCCGATGCCACCCTGTCCGGTGAGCGCGCCGTCAGCCGCGGCGACAATGCCGGGCCATCGACTTTCTCCCTGCGCGGCGCCGCCAGCTATGAGCTGGATATATGGGGCGGCAACCGGGCCAGCTGGCGGGCCGGCGATCTGGAGGCACAAGCCAGCATTGAAGAAACACGGGCCGCGGCCATTACCTTGAGCGCCTCTATTGTTGAAAACTGGTTGACACTGCGGTCTTTGCGCGAGGAAGAAACCTTGCTGCACGGCCAGATTGAAACCAACGAGCTGGTTCTGGCGCTCCAGCACAAACGCTATGAAGGCGGCGTGGCGGCAATGCTGGACGTTCTCCAGCAAAAAGAAGTTCTGGAGCGCGCGCGGGCGCGGCTGCCCGACATTCAGGCCAATATAGAGCTGACCGAGCACCAGATATCGTTACTGGCCGGGCGCAACCCGTCTGTGCCGCTGGATATCGCCGGTGACAAGCTGCCGGATATCCTGCCTTTGCCCGTGACGGGCATTCCGGCGCAGTTACTGGATAACCGCCCGGATATCATTGCCGCATGGCTCAAGGTGAAAAGTGCTGACTGGGCCGTGGAATCGGCACGGATTGACCGCCTGCCCGCTTTTGATCTTTCTGCTGATTTTTCAACCGCCAGCACGGCCTTTGCCAACCTGTTTGATGTCTGGGCGCTGGATCTGGCGCTGGGGCTGGTGATGCCCGTCATTGACGGCGGACAACGCGCCGCCGAACAAGCCCGGCAGGAAGCTCTGGCCGATGAGCGGTTTATGGCCTACCGCGAAACGGTTCTGGCCGCGATCGGCGATGTTGAAAATGCTTTATCACGCAATTATCATCAAACCGCCAAAATCGCAGCCGTCAAAGACCAGCTGGCCGCCGCCCGCAATACGCTGGAGCAAGCACAAATCAGCTATGCGAACGGCGACAGCAGTTATATTGTTGTTCTGAACGGGCTTATCAATACGCAATCTCTGGAGCAGCAGCTCGTACAAGAACGCCTTGGTCTGGCCTTGGACCGTGTATCCTTATGGCGGGCGATTGGTCTGCGGGCCTGGACGGACCGTGCCTTGACGGCTGAGCAAAAAGATAAAACGGAGGAACCCTCGTGA